One Brassica napus cultivar Da-Ae chromosome A1, Da-Ae, whole genome shotgun sequence genomic region harbors:
- the LOC106381311 gene encoding protein trichome birefringence-like 1, which produces MATDSVKHVPTFGGAAISEMKSFFSAMKPRKTIITFVYAFVITFVAFTVYLAFAPSLITISNSVSSYILPNVSAVTSASSNITLQATTPESLTPAVINTTFEPPLGNETNPHSRNNASRSHASVHLCPNNNTARNSDKQAPLSVNSSASSPMRKQSRKSGAKREIKSLKDCDFFQGEWVKDESYPLYKPGTCNLIDEQFSCLTNGRPDVEFYKLKWKPKECTLPRLNGGKLLEMIRGRRLVFVGDSLNRNMWESLVCILKGSVKDERQVFEAHGRHQFRREAEYTLVFKEYNCTVEFFASPFLVREWEVTDKNGTKKETLRLDMMGSSSKQYIGADVLVFNTGAWWTDDITSKGEDYFQERSTVYPKLNVDEAFRKALTTWGRWVDKYVNPKKSLVFFRGFSLSHFSGGRWNAGGACDDETEPIKNEAYLMPYPSKMEILERVLRGMKTPVTYLNITRLTDYRKDAHPSVYRKQKFTAEESKSPLLYQDCSHWCLPGVPDSWNEILYAEMLVKLDQLRGNRRRKPEGLL; this is translated from the exons ATGGCCACGGACTCCGTCAAGCACGTGCCTACATTCGGCGGCGCAGCCATCTCTGAAATGAAAAGCTTCTTCTCCGCCATGAAACCAAGAAAAACGATCATAACTTTTGTCTACGCCTTCGTCATAACCTTTGTTGCCTTCACTGTTTACTTAGCCTTCGCCCCTTCCCTCATCACTATCTCTAATTCAGTTTCTTCCTATATCCTCCCTAATGTCAGTGCCGTGACTTCAGCGTCCAGTAACATCACATTACAAGCAACCACGCCGGAAAGTCTCACTCCGGCTGTTATAAACACAACCTTTGAGCCTCCCCTAGGTAATGAAACAAACCCACATTCTAGAAACAACGCTTCACGGTCTCATGCAAGTGTACACTTATGTCCTAACAACAACACTGCTCGAAATTCGGACAAACAAGCACCTCTGTCCGTGAATTCAAGTGCTTCTTCTCCGATGAGAAAACAAAGTAGGAAGTCAGGGGCTAAACGAGAGATCAAGTCTCTGAAGGACTGCGATTTTTTCCAAGGAGAATGGGTCAAAGACGAATCCTACCCGCTTTACAAACCCGGCACGTGTAATCTCATCGACGAACAGTTTAGCTGTTTAACCAACGGAAGACCAGACGTTGAGTTTTACAAACTGAAGTGGAAACCTAAAGAATGCACTTTACCAAGGCTGAACGGAGGCAAGTTGCTGGAGATGATTAGAGGAAGAAGGCTCGTGTTCGTTGGAGACTCGCTGAATAGAAACATGTGGGAGTCTTTGGTTTGTATTCTTAAAGGATCAGTTAAAGATGAGAGACAAGTCTTTGAAGCTCATGGAAGGCATCAGTTTCGTCGGGAAGCTGAGTACACTTTGGTCTTCAAA GAATATAATTGCACTGTGGAGTTCTTTGCGTCTCCTTTCTTGGTTCGAGAATGGGAAGTTACGGACAAGAACGGGACGAAGAAGGAAACTTTGCGTCTAGATATGATGGGAAGCTCATCAAAGCAGTACATAGGAGCGGATGTACTTGTGTTCAATACCGGAGCTTGGTGGACTGATGACATAACATCCAAAGG TGAGGACTATTTTCAAGAAAGAAGCACTGTTTACCCGAAACTCAACGTTGATGAAGCTTTTAGAAAAGCATTGACTACTTGGGGTCGATGGGTTGATAAGTATGTGAATCCAAAGAAGTCTCTTGTCTTCTTCCGCGGATTCTCCCTGTCACATTTCAG TGGTGGGCGATGGAATGCGGGAGGGGCGTGCGATGATGAAACAGAACCGATCAAGAACGAGGCATACCTAATGCCTTACCCTTCCAAGATGGAGATTCTTGAAAGAGTTCTAAGGGGAATGAAGACACCGGTCACGTATCTCAACATCACGAGGTTAACAGATTACAGGAAGGATGCTCACCCGTCTGTTTATAGGAAACAGAAATTTACTGCAGAAGAAAGCAAATCACCGTTGTTGTACCAAGACTGCAGTCACTGGTGCCTCCCAGGTGTACCTGATTCTTGGAACGAGATTCTCTATGCCGAGATGCTGGTAAAGCTCGACCAGCTCCGTGGCAACAGACGGCGGAAACCTGAAGGGCTACTATAG
- the LOC106358225 gene encoding calcium load-activated calcium channel-like — protein MATTIPLFASFKYADSLTVVGISFCTALVCEAISWILIYRTTSYKSLKYSIDKAAKKLETMKTENPSSKLTVKKSKTKKMDRVETSLKESSRDLSLFKFKSGAVVALVLFVVFGLLNSLFEGKVVAKLPFHPIAIVKKMSHRGLKGDDATDCSMAFLYLLCSISIRTNLQKFLGFSPPRGAAGAGLFPMPDPKTN, from the coding sequence ATGGCGACGACGATCCCACTCTTCGCCTCCTTCAAGTACGCCGACAGCTTAACCGTCGTCGGCATCTCCTTCTGCACGGCGCTAGTCTGCGAAGCCATCTCGTGGATCCTAATCTACCGCACCACCTCCTACAAATCCCTAAAATACTCAATCGACAAAGCCGCCAAGAAGCTGGAGACGATGAAGACCGAGAACCCTTCCTCCAAGCTCACCGTCAAGAAATCGAAGACCAAGAAGATGGACCGCGTCGAGACGAGCCTCAAGGAGTCGAGCCGAGATCTGTCCCTCTTCAAGTTCAAATCCGGCGCCGTCGTGGCCCTCGTCCTCTTCGTCGTCTTCGGGCTGTTGAACTCGCTCTTCGAAGGTAAGGTCGTCGCGAAGCTCCCGTTCCATCCGATCGCGATCGTGAAGAAGATGAGTCACAGGGGGTTGAAGGGAGATGATGCGACGGATTGTTCCATGGCGTTTTTGTATTTGTTGTGTTCGATTAGTATAAGGACGAATCTTCAGAAGTTTCTAGGGTTTTCTCCGCCGCGTGGCGCTGCTGGTGCTGGTTTGTTCCCCATGCCTGATCCCAAGACTAACTGA
- the LOC106368884 gene encoding dirigent protein 22 produces MFHLSMANTKQKPVSILLLTTFCFLSLYFVKNQAFSKVSYPSTLGLNQEKLTHLHFYFHDMYGYNPTSVEVAEAAQTNTSKTYFGSMFVMDCPITTLPNISSNIIGYAQGMTASASQTELGLLMILHFVFTEREYNGSTISILGRNLVFENVREMPVVGGSGLFRFARGYAEGKTYSLDVKSGNATLEYNVFILHP; encoded by the coding sequence ATGTTTCATCTTTCAATGGCCAACACTAAACAAAAACCAGTTTCAATCTTATTGCTTACTACATTTTGCTTCTTGTCGTTATACTTTGTGAAAAATCAAGCCTTCTCAAAAGTCTCATATCCATCTACCTTAGGTCTAAACCAAGAGAAACTAACACATCTTCACTTTTACTTCCACGACATGTATGGTTACAACCCAACATCAGTGGAAGTAGCAGAAGCCGCACAAACAAACACATCTAAAACATATTTTGGTTCCATGTTCGTAATGGATTGTCCTATAACTACACTTCCTAATATAAGCTCCAATATAATAGGGTATGCACAGGGTATGACAGCATCTGCATCTCAAACCGAATTGGGATTGTTGATGATTCTCCATTTTGTGTTTACGGAAAGAGAATATAATGGAAGCACGATTAGCATTCTTGGACGTAACCTTGTGTTTGAGAATGTTAGGGAGATGCCTGTTGTTGGAGGCAGTGGCCTGTTTCGATTCGCTAGAGGATATGCTGAGGGAAAGACGTATTCATTAGATGTGAAATCTGGAAATGCAACTCTTGAATATAATGTATTTATCTTGCATCCTTGA
- the LOC125583628 gene encoding uncharacterized protein LOC125583628: MAKSLSMLMFVFTVVSFMSPTIFSQEYDYSLEDVSIPPIPDYIEAPSQPQVSYYTNEEFAFLQDCLKKVETDYCAAKIFKDMLDETTTPLTIGCCRNLLKIGRDCHLVVAKYESVPQNAFIDPSASNAVAKSKYTWKDCVRRIESYIGAPEQSQEFDRYSPEVPEVPEVPEDVNISPTPDFDIHDAHDPPSADSPSLDHRRLSYYTDKEFNILQGCLDKVETGYCGAKILTDMLDETTTPLPIECCRYLLKIGRDCHLVVAKYETIPQFAYFDPSASNAVPKSKYTWKDCVRRVESHIGAPISLE; this comes from the coding sequence ATGGCAAAGTCTCTTTCCATGTTAATGTTTGTATTCACAGTAGTATCTTTCATGTCTCCCACAATATTTTCCCAAGAATATGATTATTCACTAGAAGATGTGAGCATACCTCCTATACCAGATTATATCGAAGCTCCATCACAACCACAAGTGAGTTATTACACGAACGAAGAGTTTGCTTTTCTTCAGGATTGCCTTAAAAAGGTGGAGACGGATTATTGTGCAGCTAAAATTTTTAAGGACATGTTGGATGAGACTACGACGCCGTTGACGATTGGATGTTGTCGTAATCTATTAAAGATTGGCAGAGATTGTCATCTAGTAGTAGCTAAATACGAATCTGTACCCCAGAATGCTTTTATAGATCCTAGTGCATCTAATGCAGTCGCAAAAAGCAAATATACATGGAAGGATTGTGTCCGCAGAATTGAGAGCTACATTGGTGCTCCCGAGCAATCCCAAGAATTTGATCGATATTCACCAGAGGTACCAGAGGTACCAGAGGTACCAGAAGATGTGAACATATCTCCTACGCCGGATTTTGATATCCATGATGCTCATGATCCTCCATCCGCCGATTCACCGTCATTGGACCACCGAAGGTTGAGTTATTACACGGACAAAGAGTTTAATATTCTTCAGGGTTGCCTTGATAAGGTGGAGACGGGATATTGTGGAGCTAAAATTTTGACGGACATGTTGGATGAGACTACGACGCCGTTGCCGATTGAATGTTGTCGTTATCTATTAAAGATTGGCAGAGATTGTCATCTAGTAGTAGCTAAATACGAAACTATACCCCAGTTTGCTTATTTTGATCCTAGTGCATCTAATGCAGTCCCAAAAAGCAAATATACATGGAAGGATTGTGTCCGCAGAGTTGAGAGCCATATTGGTGCTCCGATCTCTTTGGAATAA
- the LOC111202007 gene encoding protein DOWN-REGULATED IN DIF1 11-like, translating to MAMSLSMLTLVFTVVFIMAHTTFSQQFDRYSLEVPEDVNISPMPDFDIYVETPDESPFEADSPTMEYNMKLGRQYSDKQFNFLQICLQKLNSDCGDNIVKNMLDKTTTQLTNECCLILLKIGKDCQLGVAHIISSNTEYNNIASKAIPKSKHTWKDCVRRVGSHIGSPIFLEELN from the coding sequence ATGGCAATGTCTCTTTCCATGTTAACTCTTGTATTCACCGTAGTATTTATCATGGCTCACACAACTTTTTCCCAACAATTTGATCGATATTCACTAGAGGTACCAGAAGATGTGAACATATCTCCCATGCCAGATTTTGATATCTACGTCGAAACTCCCGATGAATCTCCATTCGAAGCTGATTCACCGACAATGGAATATAACATGAAACTTGGGAGACAGTACTCGGACAAACAATTCAATTTTCTTCAGATTTGCCTTCAAAAGCTGAATTCGGATTGTGGAGATAACATTGTCAAGAACATGTTGGATAAAACTACGACGCAATTGACGAATGAATGTTGTCTTATTCTATTAAAGATTGGCAAAGATTGTCAACTAGGAGTGGCACATATCATTTCTTCAAACACtgaatataataatattgcTTCTAAGGCTATTCCAAAAAGCAAACATACATGGAAAGATTGTGTCCGCAGAGTTGGGAGCCATATTGGTTCTCCAATTTTTTTAGAAGAACTAAACTAA
- the LOC125574766 gene encoding fatty acyl-CoA reductase 2, chloroplastic-like: MEALFLSSSSSSIAASIKLSRLHDGRDWCTLLRDKKRVGPTWCRVGGGGGDGRNIKPERPIRVSSLLKDRGQVLIREQSSPAMDAETLVLSPNVNGTAIEMNGVKTLMPFNGAAMVGIKQGLGIVSYLQGKTFLITGFLAKVLIEKVLRMAPDVGKIYLLIKAKNKEAAIQRLKNEVLNAELFKNLRETHGASYQSFMLDKLVPVTGNICDSNIGLQTDSAEEIAKEVDVIINSAANTTFNERYDVALDINTRGPGNLMGFAKKCKKLKLFLQVSTAYVNGQRQGRIMEKPFSMGDCIATENFMEGNRKALDIDKEMRLALDAARKGTQDQDEAQKMKDLGLERARSYGWQDTYVFTKAMGEMMINSTRGDVPVVIIRPSVIESTYKDPFPGWMEGNRMMDPIVLCYGKGQLTGFLVDPKGVLDVVPADMVVNATLAAIAKHGMAKADPEPEINVYQIASSAINPLVFEDLAELLYNHYKSTPCMDSKGVPIRVPLMKLFDSVDDFSDHLWRDAQERSGLMNGVSSSDSKMMQKIKFICKKSVEQAKHLATIYEPYTFYGGRFDNSNTHRLMENMSEEEKVEFGFDVGSINWNDYITNVHIPGLRRHVLKGRA, encoded by the exons ATGGAAGCTCTCTTCTtgagttcttcttcttcctccattgctgcatcaatcaaactttcaAGATTACACGACGGTCGTGACTGGTGCACTTTGTTAAGGGACAAGAAAAGGGTAGGACCCACCTGGTGCCGCgtaggtggtggtggcggtGATGGGAGAAACATAAAACCAGAGAGGCCTATTAGGGTCTCTTCGCTTTTGAAAGACAGAGGTCAAGTATTGATTAGGGAACAGAGTTCGCCTGCTATGGACGCTGAGACATTGGTTCTGTCACCTAATGTGAATGGTACAGCCATTGAGATGAATGGAGTGAAAACTCTGATGCCATTCAATGGTGCTGCTATGGTGGGGATCAAACAAGGACTTGGCATCGTTAGTTATCTACAAGGGAAGACGTTTCTAATCACTGGCTTCTTAGCTAAAG TACTGATTGAGAAGGTTTTGAGAATGGCTCCTGATGTTGGGAAAATATATCTCTTGATTAAAGCTAAAAACAAAGAAGCAGCGATCCAGCGGTTAAAGAACGAG GTGTTAAATGCAGagctttttaaaaatctaagagagactcatggaGCATCTTACCAGTCTTTCATGTTAGACAAGCTTGTCCCTGTGACAGGAAACATTTGTGATTCAAACATTGGGTTGCAAACAGATTCAGCAGAGGAGATTGCAAAAGAAGTTGATGTGATTATCAACTCAGCTGCCAATACAACCTTCAATGAAAG ATATGATGTTGCTTTGGACATAAACACACGAGGGCCTGGTAATCTCATGGGATTCGCCAAGAAGTGCAAGAAACTCAAGCTTTTCTTGCAAGTATCTACAG CTTATGTGAACGGACAAAGACAAGGAAGGATCATGGAGAAGCCCTTCTCGATGGGAGATTGTATAGCTACAGAGAACTTCATGGAAGGTAACAGGAAAGCATTAGATATCGATAAAGAGATGAGGCTAGCTCTTGATGCTGCAAGAAAAGGGACTCAAGATCAAGATGAGGCGCAGAAGATGAAGGATCTCGGTCTAGAGAG gGCAAGATCATATGGATGGCAAGACACTTATGTTTTCACCAAAGCAATGGGAGAAATGATGATCAATAGCACTAGAGGGGACGTACCTGTGGTTATTATAAGGCCTAGCGTCATCGAAAGCACTTACAAAGACCCTTTCCCTGGATGGATGGAAGGAAACAG GATGATGGATCCTATAGTGCTGTGTTATGGAAAAGGACAGCTCACAGGGTTCTTGGTTGATCCAAAAGGAGTTCTTGATGTGGTTCCGGCTGATATGGTCGTTAATGCGACATTAGCTGCTATAGCAAAGCATGGAATGGCTAAGGCAGATCCAGAACCTGAGATAAACGTGTATCAGATCGCTTCTTCAGCGATAAATCCTCTTGTTTTCGAGGACTTAGCTGAGCTTCTTTATAACCATTACAAATCTACCCCGTGCATGGACTCGAAAGGTGTTCCTATTAGGGTGCCTTTGATGAAACTTTTCGACTCCGTTGATGATTTCTCGGATCATTTGTGGAGAGATGCTCAAGAACGGAGTGGCTTAATGAATGGTGTGAGCTCATCGGATAGTAAGATGATGCAGAAGATAAAGTTCATATGCAAGAAATCTGTTGAGCAAGCCAAACACCTTGCCACTATTTATGAGCCATACACTTTCTATGGTGGAAG ATTTGATAACAGCAATACACATAGATTAATGGAGAATATGTCTGAAGAAGAGAAGGTTGAGTTTGGGTTTGATGTTGGAAGCATTAACTGGAATGACTACATTACAAATGTTCACATTCCCGGTTTAAGAAGACATGTTTTGAAAGGAAGGGCTTAG